A segment of the Romboutsia sp. 13368 genome:
ATTTTTATTTGGTATAGTAACAGTAAATTCACTGCCTTTTCCTAATTCACTTTTTACATTAATATAGCCCCCTAGATTTTTAACTATATGTTTAACTATAGCTAACCCAAGTCCAGTTCCACCTACATCTCTACTTCTAGCTTTATCTACTCTATAAAATCTTTCAAATATTCTATTTATATCCTCTTTAGGTATACCTACTCCGTTATCTTTTACCTTTATAATTAAATTATTATTTTCATATTCAATTTCTATCCATACATTTTTATTATCTGGAGTATATTTAATTGCATTATCCACTAAGTTTAAAAATATTTGTTTAATATAATCTCTATTAGATAATATCTCTATATTTTCATTATCTAATTTATAGCTTATACTTATATTTTTAGATTTAGCAAAATAGTCAGTCATTTCATAAACTTCCATAAAAACTTCATATACATTGATTAAATCTAAACATTTAGTTTCTTTTTTCTCTATAAATGATAACAGTAATATATCATCTATTAATCTTTTTAATCTATCCGATTCACTTTCTATTATACCTAAGAATCTATTTCTAGTTGATACATCTATATTTTCATTTAATTTTAAAGTCTCTACAAATCCACTAATAGATGTAAGAGGGGTTTTAAGTTCATGGCTTACATTGGCCACAAAGTCAGTTCTCATATTTTCTAATTGAACTTTTTCTGTTATGTCTTTTATATTTATAATAGATCCAATTATTACATTATCTACATCTTGTAAATATATAGGGTCTAAATTTATACTATATACTATTTCATCATCAGTTGTTATCTCTATATATCTACTTTCTTTAGATCCTTTAAATGCAGTTATTTCTTTTAGAATACTACCTTCTTTTATTACAGCATTTACATTTTTACCTTCTATACTTTCATACTCATTACACCTTAATATTTTTTTTGCTTCCTCATTTATAAGCATTATACTTCCATCTATATCAATAGCTAAAATACCATGAGATATACTTTTTAGTATAGATGTCATTTGAAGGTGATTATATTCAACTTCTTCAATCTTACTATTCATTATATCTATCATTTCATTAAAGTTTCTGCTTAATTCTCCAAGCTCTCCTTTTACATCTACATTTAGACGTGAATGAAACTCTTTTTTACTTATCTGTTTAGATGTTTTTATAAAAGCCTTTAAATAATTTCTTAGTCTTATAGTATATCTAATACATATTATTGATATTGTAGATGCTATTAGAGTTATAAAAATCATAAAAAAATTATCCATATTGATGTCTCCTAACAATTAGTCTATCTTATATCCTACGCCTCGTATAGTTTGAATATATTTTTCAGAAGAATCATCACCTTCTATTTTTTTTCTTAAATATCTAATATGAACATCTACAGTTCTCGTTTCCCCATAATAATCATATCCCCATATTTTATCTAAAAGATAATTCCTTGAAAGCACTTTACCTTTATTTTCAAGTAATAGCTTTAATAATTCAAACTCTTTAAGTGTTAAATCAATTTTTTCATTTCCTTTAGATACCTCATGTTTAAGAAGATTAATATTTAAATTCCCTACGTTTAAAATACTTTCAACATTTTCTTTAGTTATATTATATCTTCGAAGTACTGAACTAACCCTTGCTAATAATTCTTTTATACTAAATGGCTTTGTTATATAATCATCTGCACCTAATTCTAAGCCTTCTATTTTATCATTTTCCATATTTTTAGCAGTTAACATTATAACTGGTATATTAGATAGCGACTTATCACTTCTTATTTTTTTTAAAACATCTATACCGCTTATATTCGGTAACATCCAATCTAACAACACCAAATGAGGTGTATTTTCTTTTACTTTAAGGTATCCATCTAGTCCATCATATGCAAAATCTACCTCATATCCTGATGTTTCTAAATTGAATTTAATAAGTTCTACTATATGAGTCTCATCATCTATGATAAGGATTTTAGGCTTCATTATAATGTATCCTCCTCTATTTTATCTGTAGTATAGTGCCTATTCTTTTTGGAGTTTGGTTATGCTTTCTGTAAGAATGGAATTTATCACTATTACAACTTGTACATAAATTTAAATTTATTATATTTTCATCTTTTACTCCACATTCTTTTAATATCAGCTCATTAACCTTCCATAAGTCTAGTTTGTATTTATCCCATTCTATTGTATAAAATTTTTCAGTACTATTTGTAAAATTCATGTTAAATTTTTCAATTAGCTCTTTAGATACTTCATAACAACATGGTCCTATAGATGGCCCTATAATACAAACTAAATCATTCGAATTAGTATTGTAATATTTATTCATTTTTTCTATAGTTTTTTTAGCTATTCTCTCAAAAGTTCCTCTCCATCCAGCATGAGCTAAACCAATAGCTTTATTCTTTTTATCTATTATAGCTATTGGCACACAGTCTGCTGTAAAAATTAATAACGGTACATTAACTACATTTGTAATTAAAGCATCACCTTCTAGTTTTATTCCTATATTATTTTCATCTATTTTATTA
Coding sequences within it:
- the pgeF gene encoding peptidoglycan editing factor PgeF — its product is MDKYIKVQQIDEKIDFVNLAITLSNVDSKCRDDMELVCESANFNIENLTSNIQIHSDIVNKIDENNIGIKLEGDALITNVVNVPLLIFTADCVPIAIIDKKNKAIGLAHAGWRGTFERIAKKTIEKMNKYYNTNSNDLVCIIGPSIGPCCYEVSKELIEKFNMNFTNSTEKFYTIEWDKYKLDLWKVNELILKECGVKDENIINLNLCTSCNSDKFHSYRKHNQTPKRIGTILQIK
- a CDS encoding response regulator, giving the protein MKPKILIIDDETHIVELIKFNLETSGYEVDFAYDGLDGYLKVKENTPHLVLLDWMLPNISGIDVLKKIRSDKSLSNIPVIMLTAKNMENDKIEGLELGADDYITKPFSIKELLARVSSVLRRYNITKENVESILNVGNLNINLLKHEVSKGNEKIDLTLKEFELLKLLLENKGKVLSRNYLLDKIWGYDYYGETRTVDVHIRYLRKKIEGDDSSEKYIQTIRGVGYKID
- a CDS encoding HAMP domain-containing sensor histidine kinase, producing the protein MDNFFMIFITLIASTISIICIRYTIRLRNYLKAFIKTSKQISKKEFHSRLNVDVKGELGELSRNFNEMIDIMNSKIEEVEYNHLQMTSILKSISHGILAIDIDGSIMLINEEAKKILRCNEYESIEGKNVNAVIKEGSILKEITAFKGSKESRYIEITTDDEIVYSINLDPIYLQDVDNVIIGSIINIKDITEKVQLENMRTDFVANVSHELKTPLTSISGFVETLKLNENIDVSTRNRFLGIIESESDRLKRLIDDILLLSFIEKKETKCLDLINVYEVFMEVYEMTDYFAKSKNISISYKLDNENIEILSNRDYIKQIFLNLVDNAIKYTPDNKNVWIEIEYENNNLIIKVKDNGVGIPKEDINRIFERFYRVDKARSRDVGGTGLGLAIVKHIVKNLGGYINVKSELGKGSEFTVTIPNKNFLK